The Phocoena sinus isolate mPhoSin1 chromosome 8, mPhoSin1.pri, whole genome shotgun sequence nucleotide sequence TAGTTcacaaaataattcatttaatttcgTTGAGTGTTAGTTTTTTTActgattaaatttgttttaaCTGCTCTATGGATTATCTGTTATCAAAAGTCCTATAAGGGATATAAGCATAGCTCGATTATTATTACTGCTTCTGTGTTTAAGATTCCTTGAATAAAAAATTCAGGTCATAAATTCTCTTTAAGATAActgagtaaaatattttcaaaatataggtTATAGGTCCTGTATAGGTCTAAATACAATGACTGTAGTTAGAATTGTATTATAGGCACTTTTACCTGGCACTTCATTCATataactaaaagaaaacattagacattttcaataaacaaaaataggaatataaattttatcattgttatgattctttaaaataggtttaaaattttgatgcacTTGAATCTGAAAGGCTCTTGTTGAACTAATCGAACAACCTTCTAAGAAAGGATTTCTTGGCAGGAGTAATAATTTTCCCAGAACCCTTTTTGTGGAGGGATTTCAGTGGAGGCTTTTTTAAGGGTAGAACTCTTTTGGGGGTTTGCAGTGCTCTTGCTATCTCCACATGCTCGTTGCAATAATATTTGTTGCTTCCTTCTGACAGATGGATGAGTGTGCTTTCTGCCAGATCCATACACTGGGCATGGACCCAATGCCCATCTCCATGAGAGCAGTAAATCATGGCAGGTTTGTTGAGCTCAGTTGAATAAAATGGTACCCAAGTGTTGATATCCACATCACAAGTACGGCAGCATGTAATCCAATAGCCCGTTTCAGACTCATCTTCCTCATCATCTTCATTATAGGTGTCAaattcatcatcaccatcaaaaCTATTTGCTTCTGCACTGAAACAAAATTCTTCTGAGTCTTCAAAAGGAGTGGAGTCCCCGGGGTCTTCCGTTGATGTCTGACTATTTGTGAATGTTTTCTGATCTTCATTCACATCGTCTTCAGCACATTTCAACGTATAGAAATAGAATGCTTCTGAAACAACCTGTTTATTGTCTCCTGGTATGCCGAGGAAAATAGTTCCATTTCCCATGTTGCTTCCAAACCATATCTTGCTGTGCTTAATATCTGGGGTCCAATCTGGGGTTTCCATCTCACGAATTTCCATCTTGTTGTCCTCAAAAGAGATGATGTTGCAGACCATTCTTTTTTGATTTTCAAGCTGATagccaccaatgataacaaattcATCATTGCTTATTTGAGTCAGGATTGCACTGGAGACAGAGATTCCTCCTGGCATGACTGTGCAGTTCACAGCTGGGCTACCCAGAGGGAGATCAACCCTTATTCTGTATAGGTTGGCAGGGCGGATGTTATTGGCAAGTGAATGGCCTCCTaaaatataaatggtatcatttcTGGCAATGGAGACATGAAAAGATAGCCCATCCTGAAGTTCTGGAAGAACGTATGATGTAGAGCACCCAAATTCAAAATCCACCAAGAAAATATGGGGCAGGCAGTCAGCTACACTGTTCCATTTTTCTGTGGTTCTTTGGGCGGAAGGTATGTATGACCGTCCTCCAAAGAGAACACCCACACTTTTTCCGCGACTATACACCACATCAATGGAATGACCATACCTGCCTTCAGGAACATCTCCTACCAAGTCTTTCTCTGTGCAGCGAAAAgtaacttttttgttgttcttgcaAACAACAGACATGATATAAATCTTATCTGAAAGCTCATTGTTTGGTGTTTTCCCTCCATGGATGATGTACTGATGCTTTTCAGACTCTAAGTTGCCTTTGAATGTGCAAGTGGCTGGGTAACGAAGAGGAGGAAGGTAACAGGAGTCCTTAGAGAAAACTGCAGGCTTCAGTTTGAGATGGTTATGCTTTATATCAAAAAGGAAAACTCCAGTGGGGCAGGACCTTTTGGGCCAGCCTTTTTGGCCAAAGAAGAAAACTTGCCCATCAAAATTCATTAATGAGAAGCCTGGTTGAATTAAGGCTATGTTATTACCGACTGTTACCATTTGTAGTGACATATTTTCTGATCGTGGATAGATCTTTTACCTGAAagaattacaaaaatttttttgcctTACTACATCCCTTCATATAAAATCACTGTGTTTAGATCCCCTCACACGTAAGAAGCATTTTAAGAAAAGAGCTGTCCCACAAGCTCGTAGTGGCCTGAATTCGCAAAATAGCCAAAATTCAGGCAGCTAGGTAAGCAAAGAGAAGCAGAACCTTCCAGCTTAATACCATTCAAGAAGCTGGGACCCGTTTTAGACATGGACTAGCGTCCCTTAGACTTCTGGGAATTGTAGTCCTTTTCCCTTAAAGATTCGCCGCTTGCCAACAGAAAGAACGACATTTCCCAGAAATCCGTTCTCTATGGGATGTGTGGCTACGATAGTTTGTGGCTCCGCGAGAGGAGTCTGTCTGAATAAAGACGCCAAAAATGCGAAGTGACTAGATCGGAGCCAAGACGTAAAACTAGAGAAGAAGAGGTGAGAATGGCTGACGCAGACCCAGCATCCAGGTTACGGGAAAGCTTCGGCACCGGGAGCGGCGTCAGGCTACCCCCGCCCGGGTGTTGTTGGAGCGTCTCCTGGGGACTCTTATTAACAGGTGACCCAGTAGGAAGCAGGGCTGCTTGTGGCTAGAGCGGGGTTGCCTGGAAACCGCAGCCCGAGGAGACTCCCCGCCCAGGTGTTCTCTCGGACTGCTTTGGAGCTTTGGAGCTCGACCCAAAATTGcacccccgggcttccctggtggcgcagtggttgagagtccgcctgccgattcaggggacgcgggttcgtgcccccgtccgggaggatcccacatgccgcggagcggctgggcccgtgagccacggccgctgagctagcgcgtccggagtctgtgctccacaacgggagaggccacaacagtgagaggcccgcgtaccgcaaaaaaaaattgcacCCCCGGGCCTCCTTAGGTTAATGGGGCGGCGGTGTGACAGGGGCACAGAGAATAAAAAGCTATGACTATTTTGCGGAACCGAAAGATTAGTCTCTGAATACCTGGAGTGCAGGGGAGAATTTACctgataatgttttttttttaccactccTGTATTTAGTCATGGAAACACAGTAATGAGACTTTAGCGGGTACCCCGCCAGAGGCTATTTGTTTTCTCAGCTGCTCTTCCTTCGGTTTTTAGAGTTCTTTTAGGGATGCAGAGAAGTTTCCTaaacacctctccttctcccttcctcccccagcccccactccTCCCTCTTTTTGGATAAGAAAATAGAGTTAGTGGCTGTTATTTCAAATCTCTCTTTCCAGCCCCAGAACCTTGGAAGTAATTAGTAATTCTGTTGTAAGCAGGCATTAAGCAAAGAGGTGCCAGAATTATTCAGAATGTaatatttgtatgatttttaaaaacaggtattTACTAGATGGAGTAAGCTtgataagttttaattttttttttttttgcggtacgcgggcctctcactgttgtggcctctcccgctgcggagcactggctccgtacgcgcaggctcagcggccatggctcacgggcccagccgctctgcggcatatgggatcttccctgactggggcacgaacccgcgtcccctgcattggcaggcggactctcaaccactgcgacaccaggggagcccgataaattttaatttttagaaaaataattacttacCTTGGAGAGATGTCAGGAGCCTTAATGGGAAATGCACGCCCTGTTTGCAGAGTGAGGTCCTAGGCACTAAagattaaaggaaacaaaatagcaCAGATTCCTTGACTTTTAAGAGTAAATTGTTAATATGCTTCAAAAACAGTATAAAACAGTGTCTAAGAGTATGGGCTCTGAAGGCTGACtggctggattcaaatcctggctctgtcactttactgtgtgaacttgggcaagtaatttaacctctttgtgtctcagtttcctcatctgtaaaatgaaataatgattttACCTACCTTACAGGTTGATGTAAGTTGTGATTAGTAAGTTAATACATGCAAAGCACTTTGGACAGGGCTTTATACACTGTAGGTCATAGCTGTGACGATTATGCTTGAACTTATAAAAAGTAAGGTGGTTAATGCAGTTACCTGCCAGTCATGGCAGATGATGTTTATAATGTTGGAGATGATTAGAAGGGCTTCAGGATCTGGGAATCTGGTTAGTGAGTGTAGACTGATAATTTTTTAGACTAGTGAGAATTGGATAAACATATACAACAGAGGAGTTGGTGGTAGGTTCAGTTTAAATAAcaggaaatatttcattcttcttgttACCCTTTCTCTAACCCCTCATTAAATATGCAGACTCTGAAGTTGGAATGTCTGAGTCCAAATTTGGGCTCTAAAAGTTATTTGCTGTGTAACTATTTTGGGCaagttttttgtctcttttttttatctgcaaaatggggataatattagtaCCTATTCGTTATTTTTGAGAATAAATGGGGTGACACATGTAAATCACATAGCACATATGTGATCATATATGCTGGCACATAAGTATTGAAGAAATGTTAATTGatgctgtaatttatttttattccccttGCAAAGGTTCTTTGGACCGTGTGGAGTTTATGGTCAGTCTAATGAGATCTTGGTGGGGCTGTTTGCCTTGAAGATCAGGTGTAATTAATTGCTAATTATTCTCTTCTACTTATGTTTAGCTTACTTGGGAGACTCCTCAAGGTgtgatattttaataatcatCTGTGGGTTATTAAACCAAGTGAGGAACTGGTGAATGAGAAGGATTATTACTAAGGTTATGAAAGCAAGCCTTTTTTTCCTCAGACCATGGTGGTTTGTAGGTTCAGCAACTTGCCTTGCTTATGAAATAACCTGGGCAAGTGTTTGATTTACTCATGGCCTATCCAGGTATACATGAGAGAAGGCATCTGTGCGACTAAGAAAATGCTCTCCACAGGAACTGAAAGGAAGTACTCTTGGCGCTCAGTTTGGTAAAGGAAAACCATACGCGATTACACTCAGCACGACGTGTGATGATTTTTAGAGAGTTGCTCACGTTTGGGCTGAGGGAGCACCAAAGCCTGCTTGTTGTAAACACCTGTGAAGACCGTTATTGGGATAGAAAGCAAGCTCTACAGAGGTAATGGGTCCCAGATCCCAAGGGGTGACCATACAACAAGAACACTtgcttttaaatggaaaattaaaaataaaatgttttcattgtagCCCACTGGCTTCATTTTAAAGTTCATAGGGATTTGGGCTTCTCATAAGTGAAAACACTGTTATTGTAgattaaacagaaatattttcttgggcGAGACATAAGGAATACTACCCCTTTTTGTAGCTTATTTTGGGTCACCAAAGATTTCTGACCTGTTCTCCCTTTGGTGCCCTGCTATTTGGCTCACCTCATAATTTGAGGGCCCTAAAAATAGTGGTAAAATTGATTACTGTTAAGATGAATTACCTCTTCTTGTAACACAGTTCAAGaatctgtgtatttaatttttagattattcATTTTAAACTATGGCCAGATTACTTATGTATTTAAAGAATGAACAAGAACATTGAAAGTGTTTTCACATTATTTTGCCGTACTTGTTTATTTTGCAGTTTTCCTTTACTAACTTAAATATGTCTTCACAGGAATAGACTATAGTATATTTTCCACGGTTTTACTATGACTCTATTCATCACATCTTggtttttaaatgagtttttaaaaggtgACACTGGAACTAAAATAATCTACTGAAGTGGTTTTCTTTAAATAGGCCAGATAAACACAggcagattttgaaaaaaaagacactgtTCTTTGACCGAAAGAAGTGTCAAAGTCAACACATTAAAGGTTCTTTTTAAAGGTCAGAAATATAGGACCAATAACTTTATACAAGTCTCCCAACCCCATGCTAACATTCCTCAGCAGGgagattttcatttattcactgtgAAGCTAGGGCATAGTTGAGAATCAAAAAAGGGCTAATGATGTAAGGTCTGGGTTTGTAGTTTCCTGTGTCTGAACTGACACTCTTTTCCTTCCAAAGGAAGCTACTGTACTCAGAAGCATTAAATCTTGCTGATCAGTGTTGCCCGTTTTCCTGATTGCTCCAAAAGAGCAGGTAACCTCGTGTAACTGCAGTCTTTTCGTGTACGAATTAACACTCTCTTGCACGGTTAATCAGGTTTGAGGCATacaatgtttgatttttttgctgGCAGTAAAACCAGGATTAGGTCTTCCTTCTGACACTTACGCCAGAGAAGCATTTATGCACTAAGAGTAAAATTTCAACACTGTTGCCACAGAAGTAAAATCCTTGCAGCAGCCTGAGACCAGAAAGCCCCTCTCTTTCCAAATTCTACATCATCCCTTCCCCATCTGGACACCCAGtccacctggaactaacatactGCTGAAGGGGGGCATCTTTCCCTTAAAGTTGACAAACGTAGGCTCCCATATTTTAGCTCTGGTAGAAATGAAGTTATTGGACCTACCTGAAGGCCAGGGGCGCAGCTCACCCCTCTCTGAATCTTTGCCGCTAAACCAGGTATTAAATGTCAGCGCTTGGGGAAGATTCACTGACTGCTCACTCTGACCGTGGCCTGCAGAAGGATGACGGTAAAGAGAGTATGTATGTGTGCCTACAGATGTTCCAGTGAACACTGATCTAACGGGAGTAACTGactgtgacctttttttttttctttagatggtTAAGGGAGATATCCAACCAGGGTGTACCCTCAAGATTTAACTGTTTCCTTACTGGTGAACAATGGAAACATAATCTATTATCtgtaaagaccaaaaaaaccacaaaaaactggtaaaatcctgatatattaaaaacattttagaatgtttaatatgtttattaaatgtttattatttaaacacttaataaacattaataatataataatgtttatataattaataaacaataatgtttattatttaaacattaatatttaatgtttaaataattaacattatttaaaaaatactgtatgattcgaatgggaaattatttttactaaagCAGAGACTACTAATACGAATGTCAGTTATTTTGACCGTGAATTGCTCCTCAGTGGTCTCATTTTCTTTAATGCAAGGCTCAGAAGGAGTTCTGATTATGGGAGGCCTAGCACCAACTTTGTGTCAGGGAACTGCTGTGTAATATTGTATAGTGGAATGATTAAGAAAATGGGCTTTACAGTCAAGCTGACCTGGTTTTCTCTGCCAGCTTTGCCATTTTCCAGGTGGAGTCATCTTAATCCTTAAGCCTCTTTTTCCCACCTCTGAAATGGGGATAGAAATATTTACGTCAAAAGATTGTTGCAAAAAGACTGAATGAGATAAAGTCTTTGAAGTGCTCAGCCAAGGAAAATATTCCACAGTGGTCTTAAAAATTATGATAGTAGCCTCCCCATTCCCACTCCAAAGTTTCATAATCAAAGGAAGAATAAACCAAAAGGTTGAGAACAGATGAAAAagctgacttaattttttttaatggacctaagtttttagagcagttttaggttcgcAGTAAAATTGTGTGGAAGGTACAGAGGGTTCCCATATACCTCGTGCCCCCCACTCACTCATAGCCTCCCTCATTACCAGCATCTCCCACCagaggtacatttgttacaatcgatgaacctacattgacacactATTATCACCCAAAGTTACATTAacattcactcttggtgttgtacattcgatggctttggacaaatatataatggcATGTATCTACTATTATAGTATCATgcagaataatttcactgccctaaaaattttCTGTGCACCACCTGTTTGTTGCTCCCTCCCCTCAATCcatggtaaccactgatctttttactgtttccatagttttgcatactccagaatgtcatatagttttcagattggcttctttcacttagtaatatacataTAAGTTTCCTCCTAGTCTTTTTATGActcgatagctcatttctttttagctctgaataatattccattgtctggatattcCACAGTTTATCTATTGTATTttcctactgaaggacatcttggttgctttcaggttttggcaattatgaataaagctgctgtaaacatccatgtgcaggtttttgtgtggacataagttttcaactcctttgggtaaataccaaggagcactaCTGATAATTCATATGGTAAGAGGATGTTTAGTTGTGTTAGAAAcctccaaactgtcttccaaagtggccgtATGATTTTGCATAACCACCACCGATGAATGAGAGTTCATGTTGCCGTACATCCTAGCCAGCAGtcggtgttgtcagtgttctggattttggccattctaataggtgtgtagtagttatcttgttttaattttcattttcctaatgacatatgatgcggagcatcttttcatttgcttatttgtcatctctatgtcttctttagtGAGGTGTCTAGTAAGGCGTTTGGTccatttttaatcaagttgttcgccttcttattattgtattttaggagttctatgtatattttggataacggTTCTTTaccagatgtgtcttttgcaagtaTTCTCTGCTATCgtgtggcttttcttttcattctcttgtcagtgtcttttgttattttatttttttatagttttatttatttattcaggtgcgttgggtcttcattgctgtgcacgggctttctctaattgcggtgagcgggggctactctgttgtagCGGGCTttttgtggtggtttctcttgttgtggagcacgggctctaggtgtgcaggcttcagtagttgcagcacacagcctcagtagttgcagcacgcgggccctagagctcacgggcttcagtagttgtcgcacgtgggcttcagtagttgtggctcatgggctctagagcacaggctcaggagttgtggtacacgggcttagttgctctgtggcatgtgggatcttcccagaccagggatcgaacccatgtcccctgaattggcaggcagattcttaaccactgtgccaccagggaagtcctgttagtGTCTTTTGGAGagcataagtttttaatttttatgaagttcagcttatcaattatttccttCATGGATCGTGCCTTTACTGTTATATCTAAAACgtcattgccatacccaaggtcatctaggttttcttctatgttatcttctaggagttttataatttttgttgttaacacttaggtctgtgatccactCTGAGTTAATTCTTGTGAAGGGTATAAAGTCTGTGTGTAGATTCctgtttttgcatgtggatgtccagttgttccagaaccctttgttgaaaagactgtctttgctccattgtattgcctttgctccttggTCAAAGATCAGTTAGCTATacttatgtgggtctatttctgggttctctgttctgttccattgatctatttgtatattctttcaccgctaccacactgtcttgattactgtagctgacCTAATTTTAAACAATTCGTTAAAAACAGTTacatcaagaaaaatatataccatttatTAAGCCCACTTCCTGAccataaaacttttcatttctttgtgctctattctaatttttatccaaatgtatacatatttttacttAGTTATGATaagaatgtatttaaattttatctttttaatgtaacattatttcatatatactatgaaatgtatattttatttccaaaatttttaataGTTGCCTAAAATTCCATTAAGTAAATATATCTGGCCATTCAGTATTGTTGGTCATTTAATCAGGTTCTATGTGGCTTAGATGATAGAATGCAGGGATCAGAGGTAGACAGAtttggagttgggtcttagttctgccacttactagctgaatGGCCTTTTTGaccttcaatttccttatctctaaaacagGGACGATACCTGCCTTACTGGGAGGATTAATGGATATAAACTGTCTGTTATAAAGAGTGTACTCAGTAGATCTTGTGTAATGATGATGGTGCcataaatatatttgtgtaagtgaaggttttcattttttgccaaattttaggatatattttcagggttgacttttaaaaaactgacaagTAGCTCAGTTGTTTGGCTGATTCTTGGCATTTGGAATGTTGGTCCATGCCTTAAAAAAGTGTCATCATCTCTTCTGTTACTTCcatg carries:
- the RAG2 gene encoding V(D)J recombination-activating protein 2, coding for MSLQMVTVGNNIALIQPGFSLMNFDGQVFFFGQKGWPKRSCPTGVFLFDIKHNHLKLKPAVFSKDSCYLPPLRYPATCTFKGNLESEKHQYIIHGGKTPNNELSDKIYIMSVVCKNNKKVTFRCTEKDLVGDVPEGRYGHSIDVVYSRGKSVGVLFGGRSYIPSAQRTTEKWNSVADCLPHIFLVDFEFGCSTSYVLPELQDGLSFHVSIARNDTIYILGGHSLANNIRPANLYRIRVDLPLGSPAVNCTVMPGGISVSSAILTQISNDEFVIIGGYQLENQKRMVCNIISFEDNKMEIREMETPDWTPDIKHSKIWFGSNMGNGTIFLGIPGDNKQVVSEAFYFYTLKCAEDDVNEDQKTFTNSQTSTEDPGDSTPFEDSEEFCFSAEANSFDGDDEFDTYNEDDEEDESETGYWITCCRTCDVDINTWVPFYSTELNKPAMIYCSHGDGHWVHAQCMDLAESTLIHLSEGSNKYYCNEHVEIARALQTPKRVLPLKKPPLKSLHKKGSGKIITPAKKSFLRRLFD